A window of Oxobacter pfennigii contains these coding sequences:
- a CDS encoding DsrE/DsrF/DrsH-like family protein: protein MEKKLNILLFSGDYDKALAALIIADGAAEMGVKVTLFCAFWGLMLLRDPDKLSLEDKTIYEKIFGMTTPKGPEELPLSKMDMKGMGKKMLTMMMKDAESPSLKDFLEEARKKGIKFYGCQLSVEVMGFKKEEMIPELEIVDVKEYLKDALDSNMQLFV, encoded by the coding sequence TTGGAAAAAAAATTGAATATACTTCTTTTCAGCGGAGATTACGATAAAGCTTTAGCAGCCCTCATAATAGCAGACGGTGCTGCAGAAATGGGTGTAAAGGTTACATTATTTTGTGCATTCTGGGGTTTGATGCTTTTAAGGGATCCGGATAAGCTAAGCTTGGAAGACAAGACCATATATGAAAAGATATTCGGCATGACAACACCAAAGGGGCCGGAGGAGCTGCCTTTATCAAAAATGGATATGAAGGGCATGGGGAAAAAGATGCTGACCATGATGATGAAGGACGCAGAATCTCCAAGCCTTAAGGATTTTTTGGAAGAAGCTCGAAAAAAGGGCATAAAATTTTATGGCTGCCAGCTGTCGGTGGAGGTCATGGGATTTAAAAAGGAAGAGATGATACCCGAGCTTGAGATCGTGGATGTCAAGGAATATTTAAAGGATGCTTTGGATTCAAACATGCAGTTATTTGTTTAA
- a CDS encoding aminotransferase class V-fold PLP-dependent enzyme: MYFGNLDKGYRSLIMGADTKVPIENGRFVTAINFDNAATTPPFVSVINEVNKFAPWYSSVHRGSGYKSRLSSDLFESARLRVLNFVNADPEKYTAIFVKNTTEALNKLSYCFYNNHKDCVILSSYMEHHSNDLPWRDKFKVEYIDITEEGRLQVSDLEKRLIKHKGKVKLVTITGASNVTGYKNPIHEIAALSHKYGAQICVDGAQLIPHSSIDMMPHTPLENIDFLAFSAHKMYAPFGTGVLIGPKDMFERGDPDYKGGGTVKIVTKDFVIWDEAPYREEAGSPNIIGVVALLAAINTLEAVSMENIESYEQELTGYAAEKIRHIPDITVYGDSYSKDDKVGIISFNIKGLHHEIVAEALSREVGIAVRNGCFCAQPYIQKILNLTSGDIKNIIDNAYFPRPGMVRISFGLYNSFEEIDKAINALQWITAHRYRYTEKYASFRRSR, translated from the coding sequence ATGTACTTCGGCAATTTAGACAAGGGCTACAGAAGCCTTATAATGGGTGCAGATACCAAGGTTCCTATTGAGAACGGAAGGTTTGTCACAGCCATTAATTTTGATAATGCTGCTACCACACCTCCCTTTGTATCTGTCATAAATGAAGTAAATAAATTTGCACCCTGGTATTCTTCGGTGCACCGGGGCAGTGGATATAAGTCCAGGTTATCATCGGATTTATTTGAAAGCGCCAGATTAAGGGTGCTGAATTTCGTCAATGCCGACCCGGAAAAATACACAGCAATCTTTGTAAAAAATACAACTGAAGCGCTAAACAAGCTTTCATATTGTTTTTACAATAACCACAAAGATTGTGTCATACTGTCATCATACATGGAACATCATTCAAACGACCTGCCCTGGAGGGACAAATTCAAGGTGGAATATATCGATATCACAGAGGAAGGCCGCCTTCAAGTCAGTGATTTGGAGAAAAGGCTTATAAAACATAAGGGTAAGGTAAAGCTGGTGACCATAACAGGCGCTTCCAATGTCACAGGATATAAAAACCCAATTCATGAGATAGCCGCCCTGTCACATAAATACGGAGCCCAAATCTGTGTGGACGGCGCCCAGTTGATTCCCCATTCTTCAATTGATATGATGCCTCACACTCCATTGGAAAACATAGATTTTCTTGCATTTTCGGCCCATAAAATGTATGCTCCCTTCGGAACGGGAGTGCTAATAGGCCCTAAAGATATGTTTGAAAGGGGAGATCCCGATTATAAAGGCGGGGGTACCGTAAAAATTGTGACAAAAGACTTTGTCATATGGGATGAAGCCCCCTACAGAGAAGAAGCCGGTTCTCCCAATATAATAGGCGTTGTGGCACTTTTAGCTGCCATCAATACTCTTGAGGCAGTATCCATGGAAAACATTGAAAGTTACGAGCAGGAATTAACCGGCTATGCCGCTGAAAAAATCCGCCATATTCCGGATATAACAGTATATGGAGATTCTTACAGCAAAGATGACAAGGTAGGAATCATATCATTTAATATAAAAGGGCTGCACCATGAAATAGTTGCAGAGGCCTTGTCCCGGGAAGTCGGAATCGCCGTTCGAAACGGCTGTTTCTGCGCCCAGCCTTATATACAAAAAATACTGAATTTAACTTCCGGGGATATTAAAAATATTATTGATAATGCTTATTTTCCGAGGCCGGGCATGGTAAGAATAAGCTTCGGACTTTATAATTCCTTTGAAGAAATAGATAAAGCAATAAATGCACTTCAATGGATTACAGCACATAGGTACAGATACACTGAAAAATACGCATCTTTCAGAAGAAGCCGGTAA
- a CDS encoding NADH-quinone oxidoreductase subunit N, which translates to MNFSSVLLEIGVAALGLLILVIGPMFAQEKKGYLGYFSAFILLCILILSFVFKSNMSASFYEGIYVNDSMSLYFKQVFIIGAIMVTLMSVNYIKGLTDSRSEFFAIILFAALGMMCVSSSGDLITLYVSMELMSISFIILTSYEKKNIKSSEAGMKYVLLNAISSAVLLYGMSFFYGIYGSVDFKELISTLNNGNEPLILLASILMLAGFAFKISAVPFHMWSPDVYEGAPSPVTAFLAVGSKAAAFSALIRIMTQVLNPAFNKISVLIIGLAVLSMIVGNLTAIPQKNIKRMLAYSGISHAGYILLGLIAHTEFGISAMLYYLMLYMFANVGAFASITAFINSTGREDIQDLSGMWKRSPFLSSVLLISLLSLAGIPPAAGFIGKFYLFSEVVKQGYIWLAFLAMAMSVVSIYYYITVIKTMIMGEPEGDERINIPPSLKIVMAVSLFMILAMGIYPGPITDWTLTVAALFF; encoded by the coding sequence ATGAATTTTTCTTCGGTTTTGCTTGAAATAGGAGTTGCAGCCCTTGGACTTTTAATACTCGTTATCGGCCCTATGTTTGCTCAAGAAAAAAAAGGATACCTTGGTTATTTCTCGGCATTTATTCTTTTGTGCATTCTTATTTTAAGCTTTGTATTTAAAAGCAATATGAGCGCAAGCTTTTATGAAGGAATTTATGTAAATGATAGTATGTCCTTGTATTTTAAGCAAGTTTTTATAATAGGGGCAATTATGGTGACCTTGATGTCGGTAAATTATATAAAGGGGCTTACGGACAGCAGAAGCGAGTTTTTTGCAATAATTCTGTTTGCAGCGTTAGGAATGATGTGCGTATCATCCTCTGGCGACCTTATAACCTTGTATGTCAGCATGGAATTGATGTCCATATCCTTTATAATACTGACTTCCTATGAAAAAAAGAATATAAAATCATCGGAAGCCGGGATGAAATATGTGCTGTTAAATGCCATATCTTCGGCTGTACTTTTATATGGAATGAGTTTTTTTTACGGTATTTACGGTAGTGTGGACTTCAAGGAGTTGATAAGTACATTGAATAATGGCAATGAACCCTTGATTCTTTTAGCAAGCATTTTGATGCTTGCAGGTTTTGCTTTTAAAATATCGGCGGTTCCTTTTCACATGTGGTCACCGGACGTATATGAAGGAGCACCAAGTCCCGTTACGGCATTTTTGGCCGTAGGCTCCAAAGCAGCAGCTTTTTCGGCTTTGATTAGAATCATGACGCAAGTATTAAACCCGGCCTTCAATAAAATATCTGTACTTATAATTGGCCTTGCGGTATTATCCATGATTGTGGGCAATTTAACGGCAATACCTCAGAAAAATATAAAAAGGATGCTTGCATATTCGGGGATATCCCATGCCGGTTATATACTCTTAGGTTTAATTGCCCACACTGAATTTGGTATAAGCGCCATGCTTTATTACCTCATGCTCTATATGTTTGCAAATGTGGGGGCTTTTGCCTCAATAACAGCCTTTATAAATTCTACAGGCAGGGAGGACATACAGGATTTAAGCGGCATGTGGAAACGTTCGCCCTTTTTATCCTCAGTGCTTTTAATAAGCCTTTTATCATTAGCCGGCATTCCTCCGGCTGCAGGCTTTATAGGAAAATTCTATCTGTTTTCGGAAGTCGTAAAACAGGGATATATATGGCTGGCATTTTTAGCCATGGCTATGAGCGTGGTTTCAATATATTATTATATAACGGTGATAAAGACAATGATAATGGGAGAACCGGAGGGCGATGAAAGGATAAATATACCGCCTTCTTTAAAGATTGTAATGGCAGTATCATTATTTATGATTTTGGCTATGGGAATTTATCCCGGTCCTATTACTGACTGGACTTTGACTGTAGCAGCTTTGTTTTTTTAA